From the genome of Flavobacterium ovatum, one region includes:
- a CDS encoding thiazole synthase — MDTSLFKIGDKELRSRLFLGTGKFGSNRQMEEAILASESELVTVALKRMDLETDTDAILSHLKHPRINLLPNTSGARNAKEAIFAAQLAREALETNWLKLEIHPDPKYLMPDAIETLRATEELAKLGFIVLPYIHADPVLCKRLEDAGTAAVMPLGSPIGSNKGLKTIDFLEIIIEQSKVPVIIDAGIGAPSDAAKAMELGADAVLVNTAIAVAGNPRLMAEAFKEAVIAGRKAFEAKLGQQYKHAVASSPLTAFLYE; from the coding sequence ATGGATACGTCCTTATTTAAAATTGGAGATAAAGAACTGCGATCACGCTTGTTTCTAGGAACAGGGAAATTTGGTTCGAATAGACAAATGGAAGAGGCTATATTGGCATCCGAATCCGAATTAGTTACCGTAGCTTTAAAGCGTATGGATTTAGAGACAGACACCGATGCTATTTTGTCACATTTAAAACATCCAAGGATCAACTTATTACCCAATACTTCAGGGGCTAGAAATGCGAAAGAAGCCATTTTTGCAGCACAACTCGCCAGAGAAGCTTTAGAAACAAATTGGTTAAAACTCGAAATTCATCCAGACCCAAAATACTTAATGCCCGACGCGATTGAAACGCTGAGAGCGACTGAAGAGTTGGCTAAATTGGGTTTTATTGTTTTACCATATATCCATGCTGATCCTGTTCTTTGCAAGCGATTGGAAGATGCTGGAACGGCTGCCGTTATGCCATTGGGTTCGCCAATTGGGAGCAACAAAGGTTTAAAAACTATAGACTTTCTGGAAATTATCATCGAGCAAAGTAAAGTCCCCGTAATTATTGACGCTGGCATTGGCGCTCCGTCCGATGCCGCCAAAGCAATGGAATTAGGAGCGGATGCCGTTTTGGTCAACACTGCAATTGCTGTTGCTGGAAATCCACGATTAATGGCGGAAGCTTTTAAGGAAGCTGTTATTGCAGGTCGAAAAGCATTCGAAGCCAAATTGGGACAGCAGTACAAGCATGCGGTGGCGTCTAGTCCGTTGACAGCATTTTTATACGAATAG
- a CDS encoding thiamine phosphate synthase — translation MYNRLQYISQGITVEEQLFNIHQALDNGCDWIQMRYKKQFSDDTFKLAEAVKMLCAEYLATFIINDNVYLTQQMDADGVHLGLTDMSILEARSILGEAKIIGGTANTYEDILSHVSNGCNYVGLGPFRFTTTKENLSPVLGLDGYKSILDQLKQAEITIPIYAIGGIKLDDVESIVKTGIHGIATSGLITESDFKTKLITQLNEKLYGYVLI, via the coding sequence ATGTATAATCGCTTACAATACATTTCACAAGGGATAACAGTAGAAGAACAATTATTCAATATCCACCAAGCCCTCGATAATGGTTGTGACTGGATCCAGATGCGTTACAAAAAACAATTTTCAGATGACACTTTCAAATTGGCAGAAGCCGTAAAAATGTTATGCGCCGAATACCTCGCTACTTTCATCATCAATGACAACGTATATCTAACACAACAAATGGATGCCGACGGTGTACACTTAGGCCTAACTGATATGAGTATTCTTGAAGCAAGAAGCATTTTGGGAGAAGCAAAAATCATTGGAGGAACGGCAAACACCTATGAAGATATTCTTTCACACGTTTCTAACGGATGTAATTATGTAGGACTAGGCCCTTTTCGTTTTACAACTACCAAAGAGAACTTAAGCCCCGTCTTAGGGTTGGATGGCTATAAATCCATCCTTGACCAATTGAAACAAGCGGAAATTACCATACCTATTTATGCCATTGGAGGAATTAAATTAGATGATGTTGAATCTATTGTTAAAACAGGAATTCACGGAATTGCCACTTCAGGTTTAATTACTGAAAGTGATTTCAAAACAAAATTAATCACACAACTTAACGAAAAATTATATGGATACGTCCTTATTTAA
- a CDS encoding hydroxymethylpyrimidine/phosphomethylpyrimidine kinase, with the protein MPTNRPFVLSIAGFDPSAGAGVLADIKTFEQHRVYGFAINTGNTIQTDKEFISIQWTALDFVLQSIETLFTSYDIKAVKIGIIPSLEYLKAIVFSIKKRSPTTKIVWDTVLKSSTEFKFLELNNENELVAILKQLELITPNYTEIVQLGNHDSTIENTLKKLTIHCPVLLKGGHNPEDVGTDYLYTKDRFFRLSPKKNQAYEKHGSGCVLSAAITANLALEQNLFTACKNSKDYIDNFLLSNPTQLGYHYV; encoded by the coding sequence ATGCCAACAAATCGTCCTTTCGTACTGAGCATAGCGGGTTTTGACCCTTCGGCTGGCGCAGGTGTTTTGGCTGACATCAAGACCTTTGAGCAACATCGGGTGTATGGTTTTGCGATTAATACAGGTAATACCATTCAGACCGATAAAGAGTTTATTTCCATTCAATGGACAGCACTAGACTTTGTATTACAATCAATTGAAACGTTGTTTACTTCCTATGATATTAAAGCTGTAAAAATCGGCATTATACCTTCATTAGAATATCTGAAAGCGATTGTTTTTTCGATAAAAAAACGTTCACCAACAACGAAAATTGTTTGGGATACCGTTTTAAAATCATCAACTGAATTCAAATTTTTAGAACTAAATAATGAAAATGAGTTGGTTGCTATTTTGAAACAATTAGAATTAATTACACCTAATTATACTGAGATCGTACAATTAGGAAACCACGATTCAACTATTGAAAATACACTAAAAAAACTAACCATTCACTGTCCCGTATTACTCAAAGGAGGTCATAATCCAGAGGATGTAGGCACCGATTATCTGTATACCAAAGACCGTTTCTTTCGGCTTTCGCCAAAAAAAAATCAAGCATACGAAAAACACGGCTCTGGTTGTGTTTTATCAGCAGCAATAACAGCCAATTTAGCATTGGAACAAAATCTATTTACAGCTTGTAAAAACAGTAAAGATTATATTGACAACTTTTTATTATCTAACCCCACTCAACTAGGATATCATTATGTATAA
- a CDS encoding thiamine phosphate synthase encodes MVIISNPTAVPNEIATIHSLFEEGMELFHVRKPNFSEEEMKVFVEGIGLDYRSKLVLHNHHHLATLLKINRIHFATNLREAVSNKDFEIVKDQGFRLSTSTHSITEFNALDSKFDYSFLSPVFESISKENYVPKTNLFEDIKNRTNFNTKLIALGGIEFSNIQKTLESGFDDVALLGTIWNRTQPIKNFILCQQIVLSY; translated from the coding sequence ATGGTAATCATATCCAATCCGACAGCAGTACCAAATGAAATAGCGACCATCCATTCTCTTTTTGAGGAAGGGATGGAGTTATTTCATGTTCGAAAACCTAACTTTTCTGAAGAGGAAATGAAAGTTTTCGTTGAAGGTATTGGATTGGACTATCGATCGAAATTGGTATTACACAACCATCATCATTTAGCGACTTTATTAAAAATTAACCGAATTCACTTTGCTACAAATCTTCGTGAGGCGGTCAGCAATAAAGATTTTGAGATAGTAAAAGATCAAGGATTTAGGCTATCAACCTCGACTCACTCTATTACCGAATTCAATGCCTTAGATTCAAAATTTGATTATTCCTTTTTAAGTCCTGTTTTTGAAAGTATTTCGAAAGAAAATTACGTTCCCAAAACCAATTTATTTGAAGACATAAAAAACAGAACCAATTTCAATACCAAGTTAATTGCATTAGGTGGAATTGAATTTTCTAATATCCAAAAAACACTAGAATCTGGTTTTGATGATGTAGCGCTTTTAGGAACTATTTGGAACAGAACACAACCTATTAAAAATTTTATATTATGCCAACAAATCGTCCTTTCGTACTGA